A window of the Microcaecilia unicolor chromosome 5, aMicUni1.1, whole genome shotgun sequence genome harbors these coding sequences:
- the LOC115470592 gene encoding putative nuclease HARBI1, giving the protein MSDRKIVDDYRLTRTAIHQLYHEIRDDIDPTTHRSHAVPGLAKLLTVLQFLATGTFQHVLGGNSGVDQATVSRHLSQVLHALKKCVRQHIAFPTGEEEQRRVKQDFYKIARLPNVLGAIDCTHVALTPPADRELQYRNRKMGHSLNVQVVCDANLRIRDVVTRFPGSCHDSYILSNSALGRKFAEGQNQNGWLLGDAGYGSKTWLLTPLAVPRSDAEKRYNEAHIATRCTIERTFGVLKSRFRCLHISGGSLQYSPEKVADIVLVCCMLHNIALKHHLDIDIVVPPEVDIASSDRGTDASKGNAVRRKVIHDFFSEPRHP; this is encoded by the exons ATGTCAGACAGAAAAATCGTGGATGACTACCGCTTGACCAGAACAGCTATACATCAACTGTACCATGAAATTAGAGATGATATTGACCCAACCACACATAGATCTCACGCAGTGCCTGGCCTTGCTAAGCTGCTTACTGTTCTGCAGTTCTTAGCCACAGGCACATTCCAGCATGTGTTAGGGGGTAACAGCGGCGTGGACCAGGCAACTGTTTCAAGACATCTTTCGCAG GTCCTGCACGCACTGAAAAAATGCGTTCGCCAGCACATAGCATTTCCCACAGGGGAAGAAGAACAGAGGAGGGTCAAGCAGGACTTCTACAAGATTGCGCGGTTACCCAATGTCCTAGGAGCTatagactgcacacatgttgccttGACCCCGCCTGCGGATCGAGAACTGCAGTATCGAAACCGCAAGATGGGACACTCGCTGAATGTGCAAGTGGTTTGTGATGCTAACCTTAGGATCCGTGATGTTGTTACACGTTTTCCAGGGAGCTGCCATGACTCTTACATATTGTCTAACAGTGCACTGGGAAGGAAGTTTGCAGAGGGGCAGAATCAAAACGGATGGCTTCTTG GGGATGCTGGATATGGGTCGAAAACATGGCTACTGACCCCGCTTGCAGTGCCCCGGTCTGATGCAGAGAAGCGTTACAACGAGGCACACATTGCAACAAGATGCACAATAGAGCGCACGTTTGGGGTATTGAAGAGCAGGTTTCGCTGCTTGCACATCTCTGGTGGCTCCCTGCAATACTCCCCTGAAAAGGTAGCTGACATAGTGCTTGTATGCTGCATGCTTCATAACATTGCACTGAAGCATCACCTTGACATCGACATTGTAGTCCCTCCAGAAGTGGACATTGCCTCCTCGGACAGAGGGACAGATGCAAGCAAGGGAAATGCTGTGCGCCGGAAGGTTATCCATGATTTCTTTTCTGAACCTCGCCATCCTTAG